The Photobacterium sp. CCB-ST2H9 DNA segment AAATTTAAAAATGTTTGAAAAAGACTTATTGAGTAATCATTTTTAGTAAAGGCTATAGTGTTGATATAGCTGGAGTTAGCTAGGAAATCATTTGGGCATACGTGAAATATCTGGAACAGGTTGAGAACCAGTAAGAAAGAACTCAATTTCTTTGGGTTTATCTTTGAGTAAATTTGTTTTTTTAGCGAGCAAACCATTGTCCCGTTTCAAGGGGAAAGCAAAACCACTTTTTGAGATGGTGGGTCTTGATCATCAATATTTTAAGGGATTTACACCTATATGGGAATAAATTTATCAATACACAGGAAACTTCCAATAATTCAGCAGTCTGAGGTTGCAGAATGCGGTCTGGCTTGTATTGCGATGATTTCATCTTATTATGGGAATCTAATGGATTTGTCCTATCTTCGATCACATTATGCAACAAAATTTAATGGGATGAATGTACAGCAGTTGCTTGATATAACGGAGAAAATTGGTTTTTCATCGAGAGCTATACGATGTGAAACTGATCAAATTGAAGCGGTTGAGCTACCATGTATAGCTCATTGGAACATGAATCATTTCATTGTTATAAAAAAAATTGGAGTAAATAAAGTTAAGATTCATGATCCAGCTTTAGGAATAAAAACAATCTCTCGAGATGAGTTTAGTCGGTGTTTTACTGGTATAGTTGTAGAGTTGATACCGACAATTAATTTCAAAAAAAATGATAATAGAGATAAAATTAAGCTAAGTCAACTTTGGGCAAGTATTAAAGGTTCAAGAACAAGTTTTTATTATTTAATAAGTCTTTCATTTATTATTCAAATCTGCATTCTTGCATTCCCTTATTATTCTCAATTCGTGATAGATGAAGTAATTACATCAAATGATAAAGGTATGTTGAAAACTGTTGCTTTTGGATTCGGGATACTACTTTTATTTCAAGTTTCAGTATCCGTATTTAGAAGCTTATTGATTGTAAGGGTTTCATCATTGTTAAACTTACAATTAGCCATTAACGTTTTTAGTCATTTGTTAAAATTACCGATTAATTTTTTTGAAACAAGGCATACTGGAGATTTGGTATCAAGGTTCAACTCTTTAACATCCATAAAAGAAATTCTATCACAGCGAATTGTAGAAGTTATTGTCGATGGATGTATGGCTTTGTGCACTGTTGTTTTAATGTTTTTATATAGTCCTTTTTTAGCACTGCTAGAAGTTTCAGTCATTTCCATTTTTGTATTCTCAAGATTAGTAACAATATCCTATTTAAAGCAAAGGCTTAATGATATTATTGAATCAGAGGCTTCTGAACAAACATTTTTTATCGAAACTATACGAAATATTTCAGCTATTAAGCTTTTATCCTCCATTTCTAAAACTAAAAATAAATGGCAAAACCTCTACACCGACGTTATAAACTCTGAGATATATCGTTCTAGAATTGAAATTTTCATGAAAAGCTCTCAAGATTTAATTCTTGGCTTTGAAACTATTTTGGTTATGTACATAGGAGCTGGATTAATTTCAGATGCCGAAATAACTTTAGGTATGTTTTTTGCTTTTATTAGTTATAAGTTGATGTTTACAAATTCTATGGTTAAATCTTTTGACTCGATATTGGAAATTAGGATGATGAGTGTGCATCTTAAAAGAGTTTCTGATATCACTAATCAAGGTCATGAATTATATAGACATGGTGTTTTGCCATATGAGCCATGTAGTGGTTCTCTTGTTCTTGAAAATGTTTCCTTTCGTTACGGTAAAGACGAGCCTTATCTTTTCGAAGGTATTTCATTGTGTGTAAAATCGGGTGAATCTATGGTAATAACAGGAGAGTCGGGGGGAGGGAAGTCAACTTTACTTAAAATTATGTCAGGTATCTTACAGCCAACGGAAGGTCGAATTTTAGTTGATGGGCGTGATATTAATAAAATTGGTCTTGATAATTATCAGAATGATATAGCTGCGGTAATGCAAAATGACTCACTTCTATCTGGTACAATCATTGAAAATATTACCTTTTTTGACTCAGAACCAGACTATGAACATGTTGTAAATTGTGCAAAGGTAGCCAATATACACGACCATATATCTTCCTTACCTATGGGGTATTACAGTGTCGTCGGTGATCTTGGAAGTAACTTATCAGGCGGTCAATCTCAAAGAATTCTACTCGCGAGAGCTTTATATCGGAGACCAAAAATACTTTTTTTAGATGAAGCTACAAGCGCTCTGGACATAGATTGTGAAAAATCTGTGTGTGCTGAGCTATCTAAGCTTGATATGACACGCATCATGATAGCTCATCGAGAGGAATCAATAAAAATGTCACATAAGAAATTAGAGTTGAGTTAATTGTTTTACTTCAACCAGACCTGACACTTCACTCAGAATGAGTGACTCATTTTGATTAAAGATACTAAATCTGAAATCAAATAAACTAAGAGGTAATTTTCATACATCATAGCAGAACTCAGAGATTTTTGCGTAAAGTTGGCATCCTAAATTCAGCAGAAACACTCGTAAAATCACAGCTGGTTAAAATGGATGGTATTGAACTAATTAGTCAAAATTGTAGAATATTAACTTCAAGAATCGTGCAGCTTAGAGTCAGTGTGTTCAATATTTTGTGTCTTTCCTACAGGAGCGACACATGATCGCTGAAATCATGAAGTAATACACATGTCATACACGCTTCAGACACGTGTTGGTCTTGTGGTTGATTCGATTTTCATTGATTCGACGGCGGATAAATCCGCCGTCTGGGATTGTTCTGTGTTAGTCCAGAATAATATGCGGGATAAACATCGATGTATCTTTGGTGATATAACCTACATCTTCACGAATCGTCAGGCCTGCCGGTTCATCATTAATCAGCCAGCTGCCAATCAGCATATGGTGATTTCCAAAGCGCGGGAGTTGCGTGTATTGCTGAACGATGTAGCCTTCTTCCCCATAGGGGCCGGGCTCGTGTTGCAGTAGTTCACCACCGCGATGCACACTGATATTTGAGCCTTCCCGGCTGAAAATCGGTTTCTTCACGAAATCAGTCAGGCTGGCAGCCTTCGGATCATTGGAAAAGTAGGATGGCAGCAGGTTCGGATGATTCGGGAACATTTCCCATAACAGCGGCAAAATGGCTTTATTCGAACTGACGCTCTTCCACATGGGCTCCAGCCAGTTCACATTGGCCGTTTTCAGATATGCGGCATATTCTTCCCGGAACATAAACTCCCAAGGATACAGTTTAAACATCCAGCGAATGGGCGTATCGTCCAGATCGGTAAATTCGCCGTCTTCATTCACGCCGATATCTTCCACGTAAACAAACGAAATCTTCAAACCGGCTTCTTTGGCACAGTCTTCCAGATACTGAACGGTATCTCTGTCTTCAATGCTGTCGCGGCAACAGGCAAAATGCAGTGTTTGTCCCGGCTGATAGGTGCCTAAGGTAGCCATCCGCTGAATCATCAGTTCCTGAATCAGGTTAAACTGATCGGCACGTCTTGGTAGTTTGCCGGCATTAACCTGATCTTCCAGCCACAGCCATTGCCAGAAGCTGGCTTCATACAGGGACGTCGGCGTATCACTGTTAAATTCAAGTAATTTTGCCGGTTGTTTGCCATCGTAGGAAAAATCCAGTCGCCCGTACAAGCTGGGCGCTTTTTGTTTCCAGGAACTGACGATGAGATCCCACATGTTTTCCGGGATCTGGAATTTTCTCAGCAGCGCTTCGTCTTTCAGGACCCGGTCGACAGCCTCCAGGCTCATTTCATGCAGTTCAGCAGTTGGTGCTTCCAGTTCTTCTTCAATCTGTTTGAGACTGAACTGGTAGTAACGGTCTTCCATCCAGTACGGCTCACCGTCCAGCGTATGAAAGCGAAATCCAAATTCGTCGGCGAGGTTTTTCCAGTTGGGGCGGGGAGTAATGGGTACCTGAATCATGCTACTGCTCGAATATGAAAAACAGAGCGACATTATTGTGCGGCTCTTCGCAGAAAGCAAAGTCTGCTCGTGTCTGTCAAGACTGACTTAGATCCTGATCGCATTCCATTGAACGCTTTATACATTACATATACAATCCGTATATCAATCATATATTATCGAGTCAAATCATGGGAATCGTGAAAATCTCGGATGAACTGCACGAGGAAATCCGGAAAGCCAGTCAGATGATGTCACGCTCAATCAATGCCCAGGCTGAGTTTTGGATCAAAATGGGTCTGCTGGCGGAAATGAATCCTGACCTGACCTATAACGAGCTGATTCGGAAGTTGCTCCTCAGCGACGCGGAATCAGTCCGGGAATTAATGCATGAACAAAATTAATCTGAAAACGGCCGAAGAAATTGAACTGATGCGGGAATCCGGCCGGCTGCTGGCTTCGGTCTTTAAGATGCTGGATGACTATATTGCAGCGGGCGTCTCGACGATGGCCATTAACGATAAGGTCGAGACTTTTATTACGGGCGAGCTAGCTGCCAGACCTGCCAGTAAAGGTCAGTATGATTACCCATATGTGTTGAACACCTCGATTAACGAAGTTGTGTGCCATGGCATGCCGGATGAAAATCGTGTGCTGAAGTCTGGCGACATCATCAATGTGGATATCACGCTGGAGAAAAACGGATTCATTGCTGACTCCAGTAAAATGTATTGCATTGGCGAAGTTGAACCCCGTGCCATGCGCCTGGTGAAATGTACCTATGAGGCCATGTGGCAGGGAATTAAACAGGTGCAGCCCGGCGCGACACTTGGCGACATTGGTTATGCGATTCAAAAGCATGCAGAAAGCCATGGTTATTCTGTTGTTCGTGAGTATTGTGGTCACGGGATTGGTCGAGAAATGCATGAAGACCCGCAGGTACTTCACGTAGGCCATCAAGGACGCGGGCTGCGCTTACAGCCGGGAATGACGTTCACCATTGAACCGATGATCAATGAAGGCACGTTCAAAACCAAAACGAAGAAAGATGGCTGGACGGTGGTTACGAAAGACAAAAAATTGTCGGCGCAATGGGAGCACACGATCCTGGTGACAGACACCGGCTATGAAGTGCTGACGCTCAGAGCGGAAGAACAAAGCATCTGAACAATTGCTTCGACATGGCTACAAAATAATTGACCAGGCAGCCCATCGTTCTATCCGGCTGCTTTTTTTTATACCGTCGAAAAACGGATCGTCTTGAAATTTATCCTTAAAGTCAGCATTGTGCTCAGAATTGAGCACAGCATCAGGGAGTACGATGATCATGTCTTTTTCATTCACCACCGAACCGGCGGATGACGATCTGCTTGCGATTCGTGAGGGATTGCGCGCGCATAATCTGCCACATCTTAGTCAGATTGAGCATCAGCCAGTGGCATGTTTTTATCAGGACGAACAAGGCCAGAAATTGGGCGGGATCAGCGGCGCGGTTTGGGGGAACTGGTTGCAGATTGATTTTCTTTGGGTGGACCCAAGCTTGCAACATCTGGGGATTGGCGGCAAATTACTGACGCAGGTTGAGGCGTATGCCAGAGCACAGGGCTGCCACTCTGTTTTGCTGGATACTTTCAGCTTCCAGGCGCGCCCGTTTTACGAGAAACAGGGCTATCACTGCGTGATGACGCTGGAGGATTTTCCGCGTCATTCGAATAAACATTTCATGATGAAATCGCTTGTGGATGAATGACATGGTATCGATTCACACAAAACGCCTGACCATCTGTCCGCTCACGGAATCAGATACAGATTTTATTTTTGAGCTGTATAACACCACTGGCTTTAAACGTTTTGTCGGAGATAAACAGCTGCATTCGACACAGGATGCACGCCACTATCTGACAAAAAATCTGATGTCGATGTACGAAACGCCCGGGATGGGGCTGTTTCGGATTGCGTTGCAAGGCGATGATATACCGATTGGTATCTGCGGCCTCATCAAGCGAGACAGTCTGGATGATATCGATTTGGGTTACGGCTATTTACCTGCTTTTGAAGGGCAAGGATACGCCTTCGAAGCGGCAGAGGCTATGATGACCCTTGCTCGTGAGGAAATGGCTTTACGGCGGTTGGTGGCAATCACGGATTCAGCGAATGCCCGTTGCATCAGCCTGCTGACCCGGCTGGGATTCAGTTTTGAGAAAAATCAGGAATCCTTGCCCAATGGCGGGTATCTGGCTTTATACGGCATTGCACTGTGAGAGAAGGAGGAGGCGGTGTCTGAACAGATGACAGAGAAAGAAAAGATGATGGCCGGGCTGGAATACAATGCCCGGGACGAAGCATTGGTCAATGATCGCAAGCAAGCCAAAATCATGTGTCACCGCTTTAATCTGGCTGACCCGAGCGATATGGCGGCCCGGATGGCGATTCTGGCTGAGCGGGTTCAGTTTCGTGGTGATGCCCATATGGAGCCGTCTTTCTATTGTGATTACGGCTATAACATTGAGCTCGGGCCGAATTTCTACTCAAACCACAATCTGACGATTCTGGATGTGTGCAAGGTGACGATTGGAGAGAACGCATTCATCGGGCCGAATGTCATGATCTCTGCGGCGACGCATCCGATTGATCCGATGGAGCGACTGAAAACCGAAGACGGTGCACCGGTGTGGATTGGTGATAATGTCTGGCTGGGCGGGAACGTCTCCGTTCTGCCGGGGATTCGTATCGGCCATAACTGTGTGATTGGCGCGGGGAGTGTCGTGACCAAAGACATTCCGGATAACTGTGTTGCGGCCGGTAATCCCTGCCGGGTGATCCGAACGATCACGCCTTCCGCGAAGGCTGAAGCACTGGCTGACTGACCGGAAAAGAAGCCGCTGAAACAGCGGCTTTTCTTATTGTTTCTCAGGCGTTTTCCAGCACGGTTTCGGTGCGGACTGTGGTTGCGATATGGTTCAAAATCATGTCTGCGGCTTTCTCGGCAATCGCAATCGTCGGTGCGTTGGTATTCCCGCTGATCAGCGTTGGCATGATGGAGGCATCCACCACACGCAGTTTTTCAATGCCGTGGACCCGGAGCTGGTCATCGACGACGGCCATTGGGTCGTGCCCCATTTTGCAAGTCCCGACCGGGTGGTACACGAGGCCAATATGCTGTCTGATTTTCTCAAAAATGGCTTCGTCGGATTCTGCCTCAATCCCTGGCGCCAGCTCATCTGCCCGGTACGTATCA contains these protein-coding regions:
- a CDS encoding peptidase domain-containing ABC transporter, producing MGINLSIHRKLPIIQQSEVAECGLACIAMISSYYGNLMDLSYLRSHYATKFNGMNVQQLLDITEKIGFSSRAIRCETDQIEAVELPCIAHWNMNHFIVIKKIGVNKVKIHDPALGIKTISRDEFSRCFTGIVVELIPTINFKKNDNRDKIKLSQLWASIKGSRTSFYYLISLSFIIQICILAFPYYSQFVIDEVITSNDKGMLKTVAFGFGILLLFQVSVSVFRSLLIVRVSSLLNLQLAINVFSHLLKLPINFFETRHTGDLVSRFNSLTSIKEILSQRIVEVIVDGCMALCTVVLMFLYSPFLALLEVSVISIFVFSRLVTISYLKQRLNDIIESEASEQTFFIETIRNISAIKLLSSISKTKNKWQNLYTDVINSEIYRSRIEIFMKSSQDLILGFETILVMYIGAGLISDAEITLGMFFAFISYKLMFTNSMVKSFDSILEIRMMSVHLKRVSDITNQGHELYRHGVLPYEPCSGSLVLENVSFRYGKDEPYLFEGISLCVKSGESMVITGESGGGKSTLLKIMSGILQPTEGRILVDGRDINKIGLDNYQNDIAAVMQNDSLLSGTIIENITFFDSEPDYEHVVNCAKVANIHDHISSLPMGYYSVVGDLGSNLSGGQSQRILLARALYRRPKILFLDEATSALDIDCEKSVCAELSKLDMTRIMIAHREESIKMSHKKLELS
- a CDS encoding glutathionylspermidine synthase family protein; its protein translation is MIQVPITPRPNWKNLADEFGFRFHTLDGEPYWMEDRYYQFSLKQIEEELEAPTAELHEMSLEAVDRVLKDEALLRKFQIPENMWDLIVSSWKQKAPSLYGRLDFSYDGKQPAKLLEFNSDTPTSLYEASFWQWLWLEDQVNAGKLPRRADQFNLIQELMIQRMATLGTYQPGQTLHFACCRDSIEDRDTVQYLEDCAKEAGLKISFVYVEDIGVNEDGEFTDLDDTPIRWMFKLYPWEFMFREEYAAYLKTANVNWLEPMWKSVSSNKAILPLLWEMFPNHPNLLPSYFSNDPKAASLTDFVKKPIFSREGSNISVHRGGELLQHEPGPYGEEGYIVQQYTQLPRFGNHHMLIGSWLINDEPAGLTIREDVGYITKDTSMFIPHIILD
- a CDS encoding ParD-like family protein, with the protein product MGIVKISDELHEEIRKASQMMSRSINAQAEFWIKMGLLAEMNPDLTYNELIRKLLLSDAESVRELMHEQN
- the map gene encoding type I methionyl aminopeptidase, coding for MNKINLKTAEEIELMRESGRLLASVFKMLDDYIAAGVSTMAINDKVETFITGELAARPASKGQYDYPYVLNTSINEVVCHGMPDENRVLKSGDIINVDITLEKNGFIADSSKMYCIGEVEPRAMRLVKCTYEAMWQGIKQVQPGATLGDIGYAIQKHAESHGYSVVREYCGHGIGREMHEDPQVLHVGHQGRGLRLQPGMTFTIEPMINEGTFKTKTKKDGWTVVTKDKKLSAQWEHTILVTDTGYEVLTLRAEEQSI
- a CDS encoding GNAT family N-acetyltransferase → MSFSFTTEPADDDLLAIREGLRAHNLPHLSQIEHQPVACFYQDEQGQKLGGISGAVWGNWLQIDFLWVDPSLQHLGIGGKLLTQVEAYARAQGCHSVLLDTFSFQARPFYEKQGYHCVMTLEDFPRHSNKHFMMKSLVDE
- a CDS encoding GNAT family N-acetyltransferase, which translates into the protein MVSIHTKRLTICPLTESDTDFIFELYNTTGFKRFVGDKQLHSTQDARHYLTKNLMSMYETPGMGLFRIALQGDDIPIGICGLIKRDSLDDIDLGYGYLPAFEGQGYAFEAAEAMMTLAREEMALRRLVAITDSANARCISLLTRLGFSFEKNQESLPNGGYLALYGIAL
- a CDS encoding sugar O-acetyltransferase, which gives rise to MTEKEKMMAGLEYNARDEALVNDRKQAKIMCHRFNLADPSDMAARMAILAERVQFRGDAHMEPSFYCDYGYNIELGPNFYSNHNLTILDVCKVTIGENAFIGPNVMISAATHPIDPMERLKTEDGAPVWIGDNVWLGGNVSVLPGIRIGHNCVIGAGSVVTKDIPDNCVAAGNPCRVIRTITPSAKAEALAD